The Procambarus clarkii isolate CNS0578487 chromosome 50, FALCON_Pclarkii_2.0, whole genome shotgun sequence sequence CAATTTGCAATGAACCTTTACTGATAACAAAGCGTTCAGTCAGTTAATTGAATGGTTAATAACAAACTAATCACAATAAATTGTTGCCATGATCAACACCAACTTATACAGTAGTATATTAATAcaaataattatttatattttcaaGAAATCTGAAGGGCAAAATACTTGTTGTTTAACACAGTCTCACCTGGAAGCTAGCAGCAACTCTGGCAGGTTGTTTGAGGGCGTTGATGGCTGCCAGGTGGGCGTGGGCCTGGTTACCCAGGAACGCCCATGCTGGCTGGTTGAACTGGACTGGACCCGAGGGCCCTACCAGGCCGGAGGGCCCAATGACCCCTGAGGGCCCAACGAGGCCAGCCTGAGGCATGGCGGAGGCTGCCGCCGCCAAACACAGCACCGCCTGGTGTGGGAGAACATTCTTAAAGTGTGACAACAATATGGGACCCTCTACGTCATTGTTGCTCTTTAAGCAAACGTAATCTATCCTAATATAACTTAATATATTCTAAACTAACCCAACTAATCTACCTTAAACTGATACAATCCAACCCAATCTTATGAAATTAATGAAATTTTGTCTTTATATATGGTGCGCGCGAGGTGTAACGTCACTATGCCGTGATAAATTCAATGTTTTGGATCTTGCTGGAGTAAGGGAGGGACTAGAATTCTTAAACTTATGTGCTTTACAAGTGAACCTGTGTTCTAAACAGGGAAGATTCTCAAGTTATAACGGCTTTGCATTGTAAATCGATCGTTTACGATATATAACGTCTATGGTAAACTCGTTTTCTTTGATACAGCCAGAGTTTTCTGTAATCTGAATTCTAT is a genomic window containing:
- the LOC123772712 gene encoding cuticle protein CP1158 encodes the protein MKVLAVLCLAAAASAMPQAGLVGPSGVIGPSGLVGPSGPVQFNQPAWAFLGNQAHAHLAAINALKQPARVAASFQPAPAVPGQYGVDGAGCVVGPSGKVCPTGNIQFT